Within Xiphias gladius isolate SHS-SW01 ecotype Sanya breed wild chromosome 5, ASM1685928v1, whole genome shotgun sequence, the genomic segment TGAATTATTTGGTACAAAATCTTGAAACAGCTCCAGTGGAGTACAACTGtgacatttatatttaaccaTTCAGTTATCACTGCTTTTTTGGAAACAGTATTTTCCCATTCAGTTGAAGTGGAACCAATTTAAACTTGGTCAATTTGAATGTGCTGTCTGGAAACTGTAATACCTGTGAGATGACTTATATACCCATATGTAATACTAACATTCAAAAACTCATTCCGAAACTGCTTTAGAGGAACTAAAAAAGCTGATTTAGCTTTTCAATTGTGTCATGACATGGTTAGTAACTTATAATAAGAAAGTCAATGGAATAAAGTAGCTTCATCTCCACTACATTTGCCATCACTGTTTGTAGATGGAATAagactacagccatgctggTAGCACTTTGAGGCTGCGCTTATACACGGCAGtgctttgggctaaatgctaatatcagcatgctaacctactcacaatggcaatgctaacTAGCTGATGCTaagcagatataatgtttaccgtgTTCCCGATCTTAGTTtagcaagttagcatgctaacatttgctaattatcactaaatacaaaatacagctgaggctgactgGACATAGCcttaaaccaaagtactggacaaattgacattttaacctgatgatggtgctagatgaacCATTACGGGATCAtgaaagttattacaattcatccttaGGGGTACATGAATGCttgtaccaaattttatggcagtGCTTCCAATAATTTTCGAGACATTTTcactcagaaaaacaaatgtaagcaTCATGGTCATGCCAAGGGAAAAGtcatcaccaaaatcattagggTATGTCATGTAGAAATCATAAACATCTGTGCAAAGCTTTGTGCCAATTCATGTAGTAGATGTTGAGATCTTTCACTGGattagtgaaaactttgacctgctggtggcataaaagtaaaagtcagaGAATTATCAGAGTCAGTAGGATTCTGTATCTTTtaaacagttgttgagatattttagtctggaccaaactgGTGGACCGGCAGACCAACCAACCGACTGACATagccatccctagagccatgtagctagcatggctaaaaagtcTCTGATGTGCCTGAAGTTTTTCCATGTCTATTTTCATAAATATAGTTATTGGGTGTTTTTACCAACATTCACAGTAATTGGGGCATCATTTTCCTCCACATGGCACATCAAATCAGCCAtagaaaaaagataaattcaGCTGTTGGGTTAAGGCTTTGAAGCTGAATACTGGGTGACAACCAGAAATCAGTCTTCACATTGCGCAGTTCTGCATTTTAGCGCGACATAATCGCcaaagtaaaaaattaatacaatacCCTGAGACATCAGCAGCACAGTTAATTACAtcaaaaaaggattttaattaAACTTAATTGAAAAGAAATGCTATCTGATTGATACGCTCCCTGGTTTTGTTTACCAAATTTGCTGTAGGTCATGAAGCATCACTCAATTTTGCAAGccaatttgcattaaaaaagaTGATTCAACCATGGTATTAAATTCTACAAAGTTCCAGCAGCTGAAAGGAAGTATATATGATTTAGTTTTGGACTTTTTTGACAGTTAAGTTTGAAATGATGACAAATTTTTGTTAATCGCTGTGGAAAAATTatacagtttcatttaaaaaaaaatttccatagCACTGAGTCTTCACCTGTGTATGTCAGTTGTGTAAATGTAGATCACTGTCAAATGGGCCCTATTTTCCCTATGCATGTTCTcagggaaagagaaaagcaaaacatgcaCCTATAGATGTATGTTTTTTAACTAGACGTATGCAGTGGGGGGAAGTCTGTTATTGCAGTGCCCTATAGAAACCCGGCTGCCTTCGCCCAGCAAAACATGTTTCTATGTTGTTGTTGGTCCTTGAAAGACTATGTCATCTGTTCACTGGACCTTTTTCCCATTCACATTATCACTGGCTGACATCCAGTGGCCTCACATGCCTTCCCTGCACACCCCTCCGGGCGAGCCACACCTCCTCTAACCAGGCCCAAAGTTCAACAACTTTTTATCAACATCAGAAGAACGTCGTGCCACTAACCCCATTTCTCAAAAGCTGTGCATATATAAAGGTGCCTGTGTAGGAGACTGGGGTTAGTTTGTGAAGGTGTAGCCTGCGGGAATGGTTAGAGGAAGAGATGCTATTTATCCAAGAAAGAGCAAGCTCAAGTTCTGGTTTTAGCCTGGTAAACACATCTTTCCTctaagaaaacaacaaatattctTATAGTGGATACATGTTGCAGCTGCGGCTTTCAGTTCTGAATTGATATGTGTTTTTAGGctattttcattgtatttgttACAACTACACTGCCATGTTTGCTCTTATAATATTCCATTTTGATCATGTTATATGCTGTATCACTGCATTTTATATTATAGCTCTTCAATGCCTCCTTAGGGTGAGAGTTACATATGTTTTGCTGCCATTTAAAGTAGTTCCCTGTTTCCACTTCCACTTCAGCTCTGCTGCCTCCTGGTTTGTGCGTCTGTCCCGGACGAGGGGGCGGTGGGGTGGCGCCACGTCATATCAGCCGCCgtgctctgattggctgccgATTCTCACCCGACACAGCTGTGATTGTTTTCTGCAGAGGAAGCTCTTGTCCCTGGTATGAGCTCTGTGCTGTGGAATGGAGCggcactgtgtgtttatgtgtgtgtgttttttctctctctccctctctgtctgctaaCGATGATGTGAACAAACAACGTGATTGCAGTCCTTGTTCTAAAAGGCAGGAAAACAAGGAGGGGGGGGTCCAGGTTTAATCATTTGCGAGGCGTGAATGAACAGGAGAGGAGCTTTCTGTTTGGACCAGACACTGGAGACGTCTGGAGATCAAGGTATGAAGCGATGGTCACAGCTTTTTCTCACTATAGTCTAACTTAATTTTAGCAGAatccggaaaaaaaaaattactgtttatCTCTCATTCTGCAACAGTTTGTCTCTATACTTGTGAGCTGAATGTATCTATTTTGTTACGAATTATGCAAATAATTTCATGACAATGATATTTCCTTCTCCCTCAGCCCAAAAGTGCCAAATGCCCAGACTGGAGGACCACTGCTGGAGTTGCTCCTGTGCATCGAGGGTAGAAACTAAACACTCATCATCTGGAGCAAACTGGTTGGCATCCAAAGCTGAAGAAATGATGTCCATCATCACCTCGGTGCTCAGCAATGCCTACGGCTCCCTGCACGACGTCCGGACGGCCAACCTGATCCGCCGAGGTCTCGTCCTCTTCACGGTTGGAGTGTTCCTCGCCCTGGTGCTCAACTTGCTGCAGATACAAAGAAACGTCACCCTGTTTCCCGAGGAGGTGATGACAACTTTGTTTTCGTCTGCCTGGTGGATCCCACCTTGCTGCGGCACAGGTGCCGGTGAGTGGTGGTTGGAAATATAAAGTTTATCAATGCGTTATAAATCGTTTTGGATAGCAGTTTGACCTGAAGGGGAGGGGTTACAGTGCAACAGTTTTGTCCATATAAAGAGAAAattataatgaaaaagaaagccATTAAAACCCAATTTACAAACTATTTATGGTCGCTAAAAGTCTGGACATCACCTCTAAAAGGTTAATTTGCATCACACACCAAACTAAGCAGTAAAATAGTGCATTTCTAAACTATATGAGGCAGAGAAACAGTACTTTTCTATAATCGCTATTACCGTTAGCTGCTGTATGATCAGGTGGTAGTGAATCATCATTcggctttgtttttgttaactaTTATATACAAGCCTTCCTCTCTTAGGCTGAACTAGACTTCATGGTTTTGTCAGTTATGAAAAAAACTGGCTTTGCACAGATGGTAGCGATTCTCGAGCTCTGATTGGTCGCAACAGCCGGGCACGAGGTGAGCTGCGCGCTCATTGGCAGGTGTCATAACGGGTGAGCTGAGGGGGCGATGCCTTAAAAGGCCAGCGACCAGGAAGttgggagaaagaaagaaagaaaaaaaaaattagcgCGTCCAttctcagctcctcctcccaTGTGCTGCAGACCAGAAAACAAATGCAAGTGGAGGCGTAGGTTCATGCTATACCGTCTACTGCCTTATTAATGTCTCTCAGTGCCATGTAAGGACTTTTTTAAGGTCCTCATTTTGTAAACCATGTGCCTTTAATACTCGATGCTGAGTTCAAAGTTAGCATAATGTAACTTTTGGTATGTTTTATCCCCTAGTCTCAATTATGGCtgctttttaactgtttttcaaCTGTTTAGTTtataatatgtcagaaaatgcacaaaaatgtcCTTAACTAGTTTCCTGGATCtgatgttttgtctgatcatcAGTTCAAAACAGAAAGATATTCAATCTATAGTGATatgaaatagagaaaagcagcaagttcTCACCTTTtcaaagctggaaccagcaaatgtttgggttttttttccttgataaaaGATCGATTATGATAATATAACTAGATtcagtatagtatagtatataatatatatttttgttggGACTACAACTAATTCTCATTATCAAATAATCGCACAGAAATTGGAGAGTTAGCTTtgaattttcttcttttatttgaccaacagtccaaaaaagaaatatattaacGTTACcgacaaataaaacaaagacaagcagcaaatcctcagaaTTAAGCTGAGTTACTTTTGCATGTAAGAATAAGTttcaactaatcaattcatttttttcagctctaattcCTATGACCTTTACAGAAAGAcataaacagtgtgttttatgtggTATTTCTATAGTGTCTTTCTATAGTTGTCTCTTTttggtaattttaaaaaaatgtattgacaaAATATAGAATGAATTGTACAACACAGGGTAAGAGCTTGACATTACACAAAATTAGGAATCACACcaaaagtcaaacaaacaagtttaaaaagcaaaataaaaaataaatgtatagggtttttaagtgtttgtagATTGGTGTATAAATGAGTCACTAATTATGAAACATATGTTCAGCATATAATCTCACGCAGCAGCTCTGTAACAGGATTTTGCCTCTGGCGTTTGACAgaatttctgttcattttgtgtAATTCGGGTctgtttattcctttttttgcaGCTGTTGTAGGCCTGCTGTATCCCTGCCTTGACAGCCATTTGGGAGAGCCGCACAAGTTCAAGAGGGAGTGGGCCAGCGTCATGAGGTGCATCGCAGTGTTTGTCGGTATCAACCATGCCAGTGTTGTATCCTTTCACAAAGAGCTCAAGTTGTAGATTCATAAAcatagttgttgttttgttttatgacagTTGTCCTTCATTAAGACTAGTTTGTCATAGTCAAAATATGAGGAAAATCCATCTTTCCATTGCTGGTTTGGACAGGATCTAAAGCAACAGGATGTCCTGCTTTACCCCTTACCCTTAAGAAGTGATGGAACTCGGAGCTAGCAGGTCATTCAAATATTTGAGTAAGAATTCTAGCGTCACACTGTTTGACTTTGTCCTTAGCTGCCCCGTAACACAGAAACTAGACTTCGACAACAACGTGCAGCTCTCCCTAACCCTGGCAGCCTTGTCCTTGGGCCTGTGGTGGACCTTCGACCGGTCCAGGAGTGGCTTTGGCCTGGGCATCACGACTGCCTTCCTAGCTACTGTGATCACACAGCTGCTGGTCTACAATGGAGTCTACCAGTAAGTCAGCAATACAAGTGAAACAATAGTTGTCCAAGTTTTCACTTTTGAGGAAACAAAACTGATGCTGTGTTCAATGATAAATCACGAGTGCTTTGTCATCAATGATTTCTGGTTTCATATTATACCCACAACGAAAACTATGTTGCTTGGCTTAAGTGTTGTTAATATAGCTGTGAGAATAAGCCCCACCTTGGTGGGAGGGAAGTAAATAAAGTACCTTGAAATGCTCTCACCTGTCAGATTCCAAAAAAAGATGTAACAGATAACACATGAAGGACTGAGTTATATTCTTGGTATTCCCCTTATCTCTGGGAGCTTAATTAAAGGCCCCCTACCTGCTTCAGTGGCATATCATCAAAAATTCCCAGCTGAGAAAAGGGACTGTTGCCCATGATATGAGGTTCAAAAGGCAGCTGCAGCTCATGCTGACTTTACAAGGTAGAAACACAGGGGGAGGAGTGAGGGGAGATAATTAAATTTTCCAGCATGAAAGGAGATATGTCAGAGATCTCTTTCCGGCTTTGTGTTTATGATGTGTTTCCTGCTTGTCAGAATTGACGCGTCTTATTCCGAGATTTGCCAAAGGGGAAAGGCACTGTAATTTGCTTATAATAAGATAACTTGTTTGTCCTGGAGGGAatcctgttttcatttgacCCCCCtccagggaggtcagaggtcaggcttAGCTGCAGAATAGCATTATTAAGGATGCTATTTCATAAgatggtttgtgttttttttctctctgtctcaggtACACATCTCCAGACTTCTTGTATGTACGCTCCTGGCTCCCATGTATATTCTTCTCAGGTGGTGTTACAGTGGGAAACATAGGACGCCAACTTGCCATGGTAAAGTTTGGAAccatttataatatataatgttgTAACTTAAGGGCCAAACTCAAGCTCTAGCCTATAGTCAGTCTCATGATACTTACGGCAAAACATTGGTCAAGTTTGCatgtaaatataaagtttaGTGAGGGAGATGTCACTTCTACAGAAAGACACTGTTTCTttagtggggaaaaaagttgaTAAATTAATCTAAACAGTTCTTATAGCATAATTAATTGGTTCTGAAGACAAACAATAGGGTTTGGGGTCTCAAAGTTCAgcatttatgttattatttgCTAGTTTGTCCAATTTAACAAACTCAGTCACCTTTTAGGAAGAGCATTGTTGCTTTAATGTGCTCTTATTCTTAAGACGCTTGAAAGTTATTAACACAGCTTGTACCCtcttgtcagaaaaaaaacttaatagaTCTTGGAATGAAATTTTATAGACCTACTTGTAGTTTTTGTTAACCTATGTATTTGATATTTCACTGAGTGTATAAACTTGAAGTTCAGTACACCCAAAATGTTGAGAATGTCACAGGTTGGCAGTTTTTGGgggaacttttcctttaaacagCTGTCAAACCAGTTTTAGTACCACAGGTCTCAGTGGAATGTTTTGTAGTCACAATAGTTTTGATCTTTATAAACACCTGTGATTCTGTGTGATGTTTTGGAAGTATATTCAAACAAAATATCCCTCCACCTTTGTCAGTATCAGCcttcaaaaatgtgtattacGAACTCCTCTGCACTCTGTCTTAGcagttaaacagaaaataatgacttCAAAAGACTTGCCTGCCCCATACGTGCTTTATTTGCAGTTATTTAGCTGAACCATGACAGCAGATAACATTGTCAGATGAGTTAAAGTCGTGCAAATAGCACAGGACGCCCCCCTTCCTTCATAATTATCCCATCAAGTCAGCTTTGATGTCTTCATTAAGCTTCTGCCCAGAAGCCTCACCTCATTCTGTCTGTAAAGTAAGAGTCCCGTCACTCCCTCAGTTTGACTCAGTGAAAGCGTGAAAGCAGATTAAgagctgttgtttttcacagtcgTGGTGAGACACAGAGCCAGTCAGGACTCGGCCGACCAGAGGGTCATTtgctactttttgtttttgtttgtgatgaggcctgatgaatgttggcaCAAGTCTACACTCGtggttttgttctgtgtttttctccctttcGCTCCAGTGGGTCAGTTATGAGAAGGATCAGGAGGCACATGagaccttttttctttttcctcacagttGTTTTTGGGGtggctttttcttgttttattttgggtttaagccagttacagtgaaaaaatCAGTTTGGCAGCATTAACCATGccgaatttaaaaaaaacaaaaaaacaagctctgCTCTGTCCAACTGTCGTACTTTTTAGATCAGCTGAAAGGctccatttgatttttttatttagttacaGTCAGATTTTAGTTTTAGAATCTATGGGAAAATGAGGTGAAAATATATCTGAGTACACACAGTGTTCAGACTTTTATgtctgaatatattttaaatgttttgttaggggtaaaataaataagtaaatgagaaaagcatTATGCATTTTTCTTGTGTCGAGCAAGTAGtactttcttcttttctttgcacAAAATTTTCAGCTGAcgtttgggggaaaaaacaactcaaaataaaaaggatctgaaagaaaaatgttccttttttttttttttaacttttttcagtCCATATTCATTCATTAAGCGGCAAcaaatctgtatttatttgaagGCTACTAACTGCAAATAAAAATCAGGAAATTGTTCACAGAGTTTAGTTTCAGCTGCAGTTTTAGTTTGAGAACAGGAAAGTGAAACTTATGTGTTATTTCTTATGAGTCACCTGAGGCTTAAAAGTTTTCTTATGTCAGTTTCCCAGTTATCACAACATAATAGTTTGAGTGATCAATGGGATTAAATTAGTGACATTTCTCTTTTTGACTGCTCTATACATAAAGCTGACTTAAGCCACAATATGGGCGCAATACAGAAGCTTGATTTGAACAACTTTGTTTCTTCTGTATCCAAATGAAACTATTGTGTTGTACCAACAGATATTCTGACTGGATTTACTAATTGCTGCATTAATTGATTGGGCTTCTTCTCTGGTTTCCCTCAGGGTGGTGTTGAGAAACCCCACATGGACTGAacagaaagaagacagaaaaccaGGCGAAGGAAACCCAATGCGAAAATGGACTAGCTATGTGAAGAACGAGGAGAATAACAGGAGAGAAAGGACTCATTGTTTTGACTTCATCCGTTGTTCTCATAACAAAGTGTGGGTCAGAAAAGCCCCTCATCTAACGTGCCATGTCCTCTGCACCTCCTTGTGGCCAAACAACTTCTCCCTCCCACCTCTGTTGTATTAGCATTAAGGctcacttgacttttttttttttttttttccttttttttgaagtgAACTGTTAACGGGTTTTATTTTCACGCTGGAAGCGTGTATCTTCCTGCAGTTTAAGGAGTGCAAGCGCGTGCCTGTGTGCTTTAGCATGGATGTATCTTGGTCTTGGCAGAGAAGACATGGAGGGGGTGCTCTAATGtctgggttttttattttttatttttttctttattagcCCGAATTTAATATGATCATAAAAGGGAAATGATGTATGTGTTGGAGAAAAACTTTTCACTCATACAGAAATGTATTAAGTGGCATCACGGTTGCACAGGGGAGATGTATGTTCCCAATCAAACcaaattaagtatttattttgcGGATTTTTAATGACCCCATACCAAacgtactgtatgtttgatAATGAATGATGATGCCAATTTTGAAAGATGGTTTGATATCTTGTTCgcttttcttgctgagagttagatgagaggatatCGATCTACTCATCTTAAGTGGAACTAATTCTTTCACGCGTCtatgaaacacattttagagGACGTAGATGAAGAGAAGAGACACAATGTATGGAAGTGCCAATTAGTTTACTACCAATCTGTATTGGCTAACATTCATTTGTATATGAGGACTTAACACTGTTAAGGTATTTGAAGCAGAAATGCAAACTACTTATGCTATTCATCATAAGTTTTATTTACCTGTGAACAGTGTCATATTCACAGCCATCGGTCAGGGCAAGATCCCATTGTATTTTTTAGAAAACTACTCTGAGACCTTCAAGTGTGTTTTCGCGTCTGTTTCTGGGATGTTTCAGACATGCAGAGGATTGTTTTGTAAGAAAGCAGGGAGAAGTTCGACATCCAAGTATTGATCTGGACTGAAACAAATGCCAGCCAcgttcatattttgttttgttgggttttttggtAGCAGACTGAGAGAAGCCACCATGGTGGACCATGTTCTGAAAGAATGTACCGGGAGTATACTACAACTACTTTTGCCAGCATCTATGGTTACTGTGAAACCAGTTAAAAAACTTTCCAGTGCATTTTTACCTTTGTGACCACGTGTTAAATGTCTTGTAGAATGGACCCTGTGATTCCCATCGGGACAAACATTGTACCACATTTCCGACTTTGAATTACATCTTCAAACTAGTGACGATAGTTTGGGAACATGCACCAGttgaaagagagggggaggacaTTATTACTTAAGATTTGCAATCTGTGATTGCCTGTGTATTATAGAATGTAGTGCTTTTGTCACTATAACAGTTTAGTTTTATCATTTGTACAAACATAATGACATTACTGCTTGTATGTATAATGGCTTGCCTATGTAATCAGACAGGTATATTACCATACTAGACCTACAGTATGTTAGTGTTTGGGGGTCTAGAGGATTAAGTGCAATCAGAGTATATACATGAGCCGATTATTCTtccttatttattattatttctgacaaaggctaaataaaaaagtataacTTGTAAGTAAATGCAGTGTGgatacttcaaaaaaaaaaaaaagcaataacatctctgtttttttttttaacaagaattGTCAGAGATTACATGCCTTTTAGAGTCAATGCCAATGACTCTCAGAGACATCATAAAAAGATATATTGtgtcaaactgttttaaaaatctcatttaGTAGCATTATCAAAGGAaacctgatttatttttttaaagacttttaatGGCAGATCACTTCAGGTTCATCTGCTTATATATTCAGGTGTACTAAACTGAAGAGGaagctttattttttgaggTGGTGAAGCACCTATTGTTTCAATGTTtagagtttttgtgtgtgtctgatattTCAGCTGTGTATCATTTTTGCTACCTTGGActtaagtgaaaaataaaaacacctgaaaaGGACATCTGTGTATagtcattacacacacaaatgggaTTGGGTTAAGGTATTTCAAACTAGTTTATTATAGgggataaatattttaattatgtgtATGTTACTGACATATTCATACTGTCCTCAcaactagaaaaaaataaagaaaacttaGGACTCTGTAGCTTCCCTTCCAGTCAAATAAAGCTGACACCAACATGTATAATTCAACTGGGTTTCATACATTCGTTCTGCATTTGATTACTAGACACTAATGTAATTACATGTCTCAACAGCTTCAGTGAAACAATAgtcctctgattttttttttttcttttttttttctttgggtatcaaatgcagcactagCTCAATTGGGCCGGAGCTTTCTGGGGTGCTGATGATGGCATTTGTTGTGTCTGCTGTCACGGCAAAGTTGAATAGATGAGGACGCTCCTTTGTCCGGGGTCTCTGTCAATCTCCAGAGCCATTATAATGTCCTCGGCTGcatcttccttctctctctctctctttcctctgtaaGACTCCTCCCAGCCCCCACCAAAGAACCCTGAAACTACCCTGTTTACCCCTGTGTGTCACTGTGATCAGGAGGAATTGACCCCCatcccctcctcccttcctccctcctctctctaccCCCTCACTGAACACGCCTTTCTGGAGGGCAGACTTCTATTTATACCTAGCGGGGGACTGACAGTTAACCTTTTGCACTGGGGGAAATTTCTGGGAGTGGGGCCAATATCTGTGGGCTAATCTGAATCGGACTCTCGTTCTGGGAGGCTCTTTATACTTCTATGTATCTGTTGtgtttctatctatctatctatctatctatctatctatctatctatctatctatctatctatctatccatccctGCCTGCATCTCTTTGACAGGGCAACGATCCAGCGCCACACgccactttttctctctccctcctctttcagtctcctcctcttctcagaCTGAATAATTGGCCGGGCTTCAACCTCCTTtcatttccagccacagcaaATTGAAAGACTCCATTAGAGAACCCTCTTATTGCCAAAAGAGCcccctgtctctcttcctcttgctcTGGCTGTCCTCTCTTCACAGCAAGAAGACAGGCCTGGGCCCATCTGATCCATTGATTTGCGCCATCTATAGGTTCGTCTGGTAGGACGTTCAATTTCATCTCTGTGCACCACAATTGTGCCATTGATGGTACCTTGATTGTACGTGATGTGAACATTTAACAACTCCGCACTCAAATAAGGCTATTTTAAGCCATTTACTTTACGTTATACTTCaatttaatgtcttaaaatCATGTCCTTCTTGAGATTGTCTCTGTTCAGTGGAATGTGATCACGATATATAAGATAAGATCACATCAATGATCAAACTTTATTCATCCCAGGAGGGAAATTCATGATCcagataaatagaaaaaatgtagatatacagacaacaaaaaccaaagttagaaagctacagtatatatagaACACTAACCTAACCAACATGCATAAATGTAAGAGTAAAACCAGTAATGCAGTTTTctatagatacagtatatttggaatggatatttatatatagattGGTATGTATGCATAATGAATATGATGAAgcataatgtgaaaataatataaatataaaatgagcAATATAGATATCATATGATGTGACTTTGTGAAatttatgtttatataaaatatgaatgtgtaatatatacaataaatatgagATAACAGAATACAGACAAGAATatgataatatactgtataaagacAATGTTATATTACTGTACAGTAGGATAGAGGTTCTGTAACATGTTGTACTTATCACTTTATAGGTTTTGTCGAACTAAGGAAGTCTCTTAGTTGAGAGACGAAACATCTTCAACAATCTAAAGCGAGTTCAGTTGCCTTTATCATCTCAAAAATCATATATCTCAGAAAATTATCTTAGGTTTGTCACAGTCAGTCCAATTAttgatactgtacatttattcaactactgtactcaagtacaattttaagttactttacttgagtgttaGTTCCTATggaatattgttctttttactgcactacatttatttggtaCCTGGGGTTGTAAGTTACTTTCAGAGTActtattgggaaaaaaaaaacgtgataagcttataaaatacaatgcactgTAAAAGATTAAACTAGTGATTCCtaacctttttggcttctgttGTGGCCCCATGTCTTGTTTCAGATGCCTATGAGTTGATAGCAGATTCCACCATAGAGagatttcccctctaaactcCTCAGATGGTTcaattgaaataaatgtatgagACTCAAAGAGGTGAAATTTGTGTagtttttcctgctttcctACCCCATTAATCTCCTTGCAACTCCTCAGACTtctattttgagttttttctcaAATAAGATTTTGAAGACAGGACTTGcacttgtaatagagtatttttacattgttgtactggtacttttacttgggtaaaggatctgaatacctcTCCCAACACTGGCATCTTGGCAGGTGTTTGCTTTGATTCTTTGATTTTCGCTCCTACTCTGGGGCTAAATTGAAGTTTGGCCCTTCTAGACTGGACTGAGTTgaatctaaacagcttgtttccatgttgaaaagtaaaataaactcataaaggtgacagagagaaatgcagaaGAGCAGGTGACTGAGAAGAGGAGT encodes:
- the insig1 gene encoding insulin-induced gene 1 protein isoform X1, with protein sequence MNRRGAFCLDQTLETSGDQAQKCQMPRLEDHCWSCSCASRVETKHSSSGANWLASKAEEMMSIITSVLSNAYGSLHDVRTANLIRRGLVLFTVGVFLALVLNLLQIQRNVTLFPEEVMTTLFSSAWWIPPCCGTGAAVVGLLYPCLDSHLGEPHKFKREWASVMRCIAVFVGINHASVKLDFDNNVQLSLTLAALSLGLWWTFDRSRSGFGLGITTAFLATVITQLLVYNGVYQYTSPDFLYVRSWLPCIFFSGGVTVGNIGRQLAMGGVEKPHMD
- the insig1 gene encoding insulin-induced gene 1 protein isoform X2, with the protein product MCCRPENKCKWRPVVGLLYPCLDSHLGEPHKFKREWASVMRCIAVFVGINHASVKLDFDNNVQLSLTLAALSLGLWWTFDRSRSGFGLGITTAFLATVITQLLVYNGVYQYTSPDFLYVRSWLPCIFFSGGVTVGNIGRQLAMGGVEKPHMD
- the insig1 gene encoding insulin-induced gene 1 protein isoform X3 → MRCIAVFVGINHASVKLDFDNNVQLSLTLAALSLGLWWTFDRSRSGFGLGITTAFLATVITQLLVYNGVYQYTSPDFLYVRSWLPCIFFSGGVTVGNIGRQLAMGGVEKPHMD